The following proteins are co-located in the Nocardioides piscis genome:
- a CDS encoding NUDIX domain-containing protein — MHTFAGVILVDQRGWILLQERDEHPRIDPEKWGFAGGHVDPGETFEAAAYRELEEETGIRLPAGELELLGEFRVDHREAYGTWDLMQVFVARTSLTDADIECHEGRQIVFVDPARALGLDLTAAAAQVLPAFLAAPTDHRGEGASP; from the coding sequence GTGCACACCTTCGCCGGCGTCATCCTCGTGGATCAGCGGGGTTGGATCCTGCTCCAGGAACGCGACGAGCACCCCCGGATCGACCCGGAGAAATGGGGATTCGCGGGCGGTCACGTGGATCCGGGGGAGACCTTCGAGGCCGCGGCCTACCGCGAGCTCGAGGAGGAGACCGGCATCCGCCTCCCAGCGGGTGAGCTCGAGCTCCTCGGCGAGTTCCGGGTGGACCATCGCGAGGCGTACGGCACCTGGGACCTGATGCAGGTGTTCGTGGCCCGGACCAGCCTCACCGATGCCGACATCGAGTGCCACGAGGGGCGCCAGATCGTCTTCGTCGATCCTGCCCGGGCGCTGGGCCTCGACCTGACCGCGGCCGCCGCCCAGGTCCTGCCGGCCTTCCTGGCTGCACCCACCGACCATCGAGGAGAAGGAGCGTCCCCATGA
- a CDS encoding SMP-30/gluconolactonase/LRE family protein: MTFTVHQVPGQGAEDVLVAPDGSVYTGTEDGAILRLSSDGRRIDRVAHTGGRPLGLELFDDGDLLVCDAHAGLLRVSVEDGSVETLLRDIDGVAMKFCNNAAIAQDGTIWFSDSSTHYGIEQWKDDLVQVTRTGRLVRRDVDGTVTVVIDDLAFANGVALSKDEDFVAVAESGARTVVRWWTAGPRKGERDFLVWELPGYPDNISRGSDGLIWVTIGSPADPVVEMLQKAPLFVRKAATRIPERLQPKPKQTIRVQAYDDQGHLVHDINLDDGGYHMVTGVREHDGRVWMGSLHEPAVAVYDRA; this comes from the coding sequence ATGACTTTCACCGTCCACCAGGTCCCCGGACAAGGGGCAGAGGACGTGCTGGTCGCGCCCGACGGCAGCGTCTACACAGGCACCGAGGACGGAGCCATCCTCCGGCTCTCGAGTGACGGGCGCCGCATCGACCGGGTCGCACACACCGGCGGCCGGCCGCTCGGGCTGGAGCTCTTCGACGACGGCGACCTGCTGGTCTGCGACGCGCACGCCGGGCTGTTGCGCGTGAGCGTCGAGGACGGCTCGGTCGAGACGCTGCTGCGCGACATCGACGGGGTCGCGATGAAGTTCTGCAACAACGCAGCCATCGCGCAGGACGGGACGATCTGGTTCAGCGACTCATCCACGCACTACGGCATCGAGCAGTGGAAGGACGACCTCGTCCAGGTCACCCGCACCGGGCGCCTCGTCCGCCGGGACGTCGACGGGACGGTGACGGTGGTCATCGACGACCTGGCCTTCGCCAACGGAGTCGCCCTCAGCAAGGACGAGGACTTCGTCGCGGTGGCGGAGAGCGGTGCTCGCACCGTGGTCCGCTGGTGGACAGCAGGTCCGCGCAAGGGCGAGCGTGACTTCCTGGTCTGGGAGCTGCCCGGCTATCCCGACAACATCTCCCGGGGCAGCGACGGCCTGATCTGGGTGACGATCGGCTCACCGGCCGACCCGGTCGTGGAGATGCTGCAGAAGGCTCCCCTCTTCGTGCGCAAGGCAGCCACGCGAATCCCTGAGCGGCTCCAGCCCAAGCCCAAGCAGACGATCCGGGTGCAGGCCTATGACGACCAGGGCCACCTCGTCCACGACATCAACCTGGACGACGGCGGCTACCACATGGTCACCGGTGTCCGCGAGCACGACGGCCGTGTCTGGATGGGCAGCCTCCACGAGCCGGCGGTCGCCGTCTACGACCGGGCATGA
- the dxs gene encoding 1-deoxy-D-xylulose-5-phosphate synthase — MGLLESITSPQDLRSLSAPELDALASEIRDLMITTVARTSGHLGPNLGVVELTLAIHRVFDSPRDRVVFDTGHQSYVHKLVTGRSADFGSLRQEGGLSGYPSQAESPHDIVENSHASTSLSYADGLAKAYRVRGEDRHVVAVIGDGALTGGMAWEALNNIAIAQDSRLVIVVNDNERSYTPTVGGLATALTTLRTNPRYEQVLDLVKKRLNAVPGVGPAAYDALHAVKKGMKDALAPQGLFEDLGLKYVGPVDGHDRDAMEQALTHAKRFGGPVIVHAITRKGFGYDPAERHEADQFHAPGPFDVQTGAEKPKGRIWTDHFSQHMVEIGKRRQDVVAITAAMMHPVGLDAFAATFPDRTFDVGIAEQHATTSAAGLAMGGLHPVFAVYATFLNRAFDQVLMDVALHKCGVTFVLDRSGVTGDDGASHNGMWDMSILQVVPGLRLAAPRDVSRLKELLDEAVQVDDAPTVVRFPKGPPPTDIDTIDTIGGVDVLVRDGRRDVLIVAVGSMCTTAVDVAKRLSDQGIGVTVVDPRWVKPVAPAIVDLAREHRLVVSIEDNGIVGGCGSVLLQTLNEQRVTTPVRLHGIPQEFLEHAKRDAILGRVGLDAQTIARGIVEDVTAVTDGQALHDADHHA; from the coding sequence ATGGGTCTCCTCGAGTCGATCACCTCGCCACAGGACCTGCGCTCCCTCTCGGCCCCCGAGCTCGATGCGCTGGCCAGCGAGATCCGCGACCTGATGATCACCACGGTGGCCAGGACCAGCGGGCACCTCGGTCCCAACCTCGGGGTCGTCGAGCTGACGCTGGCCATCCACCGGGTCTTCGACTCGCCGCGCGACCGGGTCGTCTTCGACACCGGCCACCAGTCCTACGTCCACAAGCTGGTGACCGGACGCTCCGCAGACTTCGGCTCGCTGCGCCAGGAGGGTGGCCTGAGCGGATATCCCAGCCAGGCCGAGTCGCCGCACGACATCGTGGAGAACTCCCACGCCTCGACCTCCTTGTCGTATGCCGACGGGCTGGCCAAGGCCTACCGCGTCCGCGGCGAGGACCGTCACGTGGTCGCCGTGATCGGCGACGGCGCCCTGACCGGCGGGATGGCGTGGGAGGCCCTGAACAACATCGCCATCGCCCAGGACAGCCGCCTGGTGATCGTGGTCAACGACAACGAACGCTCCTACACCCCGACGGTCGGCGGCCTGGCCACGGCGCTGACCACCCTGCGGACCAACCCCCGCTACGAGCAGGTTCTCGACCTGGTCAAGAAGCGACTCAACGCCGTGCCGGGTGTCGGCCCCGCGGCATACGACGCGCTGCACGCGGTGAAGAAGGGGATGAAGGACGCCCTGGCTCCCCAGGGCCTGTTCGAGGACCTCGGCCTGAAGTACGTCGGCCCGGTGGACGGCCACGACCGCGACGCGATGGAACAGGCCCTGACCCACGCCAAGCGTTTCGGTGGACCGGTGATCGTCCACGCGATCACCCGCAAGGGCTTTGGCTACGACCCGGCTGAGCGTCACGAGGCCGACCAGTTCCACGCACCTGGTCCGTTCGACGTCCAGACCGGCGCGGAGAAGCCGAAGGGCCGGATCTGGACCGATCACTTCTCCCAGCACATGGTCGAGATCGGCAAGCGTCGTCAAGACGTCGTCGCCATCACCGCCGCGATGATGCACCCGGTCGGCCTCGACGCGTTCGCCGCCACGTTCCCCGACCGCACCTTCGACGTGGGCATCGCCGAGCAACACGCGACCACGTCGGCCGCCGGCCTGGCGATGGGCGGGCTGCACCCCGTGTTCGCGGTCTATGCCACGTTCCTCAACCGGGCCTTCGACCAGGTCCTGATGGACGTCGCGCTCCACAAGTGCGGCGTGACCTTCGTGCTCGACCGCTCGGGCGTCACCGGCGACGACGGTGCGAGCCACAACGGCATGTGGGACATGTCGATCCTCCAGGTCGTGCCCGGGCTGCGCCTCGCGGCGCCGCGCGACGTGAGCCGGCTCAAGGAGCTGCTGGACGAGGCCGTCCAGGTCGACGACGCCCCGACCGTGGTCCGCTTCCCGAAGGGTCCGCCGCCCACTGACATCGACACCATCGACACCATCGGCGGCGTCGACGTCCTGGTCCGTGACGGCAGGCGCGACGTCCTCATCGTCGCCGTCGGCTCGATGTGCACCACGGCCGTCGACGTGGCGAAGCGCCTCAGTGACCAGGGCATCGGGGTCACTGTCGTCGACCCGCGCTGGGTCAAGCCGGTCGCCCCGGCGATCGTCGACCTGGCGCGCGAGCACCGGTTGGTGGTGAGCATCGAGGACAACGGGATCGTCGGGGGCTGCGGCTCGGTGCTGCTCCAGACGCTCAACGAGCAACGCGTCACCACGCCGGTGCGGCTGCACGGCATCCCGCAGGAGTTCCTCGAGCACGCCAAGCGTGACGCCATCCTGGGCCGGGTCGGCCTGGACGCCCAGACCATCGCCCGCGGCATCGTCGAGGACGTCACCGCGGTGACCGACGGCCAGGCCCTGCACGATGCCGACCACCACGCCTGA
- a CDS encoding methionine/alanine import family NSS transporter small subunit: MSTSAIIMMLIAMTILWGGLALAIWNITRSSTEQPESVQRDL; this comes from the coding sequence ATGTCCACCTCTGCCATCATCATGATGCTGATTGCGATGACGATCCTCTGGGGCGGGCTCGCGCTCGCGATCTGGAACATCACCCGCAGCTCCACCGAGCAGCCGGAGTCCGTCCAACGCGACCTGTGA
- a CDS encoding sodium-dependent transporter, with protein sequence MSSTIEHSEEHRGAFSSRKVFIFAAIGSAVGLGNIWRFPYVAYENGGGAFVIPYLVALLTAGLPFLLLDYGLGHRYRGSAPLAFRRAHRSAEGLGWWQVAICFVIAIYYAAVIAWAARYAFFSIDKAWGDDPEGFLFGSYLKAGDPGIGLDFVSGVTVPLVLVWVAVLAIMALGVQKGIGATSMIFIPVLFVSFIALVIVALTLDGAAVGLDALFTPDWGALGETSVWIAAFGQIFFSLSVGFGIMITYASYVGRRSDMTGSGLVVGFANSGFELLAGIGVFAALGFMATAAGTTVDKVATDGLGLAFIAFPAIINEAPAGALIGVLFFGSLVVAGVTSLVSVIEVVISAVRDKFEMSRVGASMAVGVPAALISITLLGTTTGVYVLDIVDHFINRFGILLVAVVSMLALSWVFRKTGILREHLNRDGSVHVGTWWHWLIGIVAPAALTFILVNELIDNIREPYEGYPTWMLNTLGWGLAVAVILLGFLAARMPWRDNTFLGDPEIQARQDERSS encoded by the coding sequence ATGAGCTCGACCATCGAGCACTCCGAAGAGCACCGGGGGGCGTTCAGCTCCCGCAAGGTCTTCATCTTCGCGGCCATCGGGTCCGCCGTGGGGCTCGGCAACATCTGGCGCTTTCCCTACGTCGCCTACGAGAACGGCGGCGGGGCCTTCGTCATCCCCTACCTCGTGGCACTCCTGACCGCCGGTCTGCCGTTCCTGCTGCTCGACTACGGCCTCGGTCACCGCTATCGCGGCTCGGCGCCACTTGCCTTCCGCAGGGCCCACCGCTCGGCTGAGGGACTGGGATGGTGGCAGGTCGCCATCTGCTTCGTGATCGCGATCTACTACGCCGCCGTGATCGCCTGGGCCGCTCGCTACGCCTTCTTCTCGATCGACAAGGCGTGGGGTGACGACCCGGAAGGCTTCCTCTTCGGCTCCTACCTGAAGGCGGGCGACCCGGGCATCGGGCTCGACTTCGTCAGCGGTGTCACCGTCCCGCTCGTCCTGGTCTGGGTCGCGGTTCTCGCCATCATGGCCCTGGGCGTGCAGAAGGGCATCGGCGCGACGTCGATGATCTTCATCCCCGTCCTGTTCGTCTCCTTCATCGCCCTGGTCATCGTGGCCCTGACCCTCGACGGCGCCGCGGTCGGCCTCGATGCACTGTTCACCCCCGACTGGGGCGCCCTGGGGGAGACGAGCGTGTGGATCGCCGCCTTCGGCCAGATCTTCTTCTCGCTGTCCGTCGGCTTCGGCATCATGATCACCTACGCCTCCTACGTCGGTCGGCGCAGCGACATGACCGGGTCCGGCCTCGTCGTGGGGTTCGCCAATTCGGGCTTCGAGCTGCTCGCCGGGATCGGTGTCTTCGCCGCACTCGGGTTCATGGCCACCGCTGCCGGCACCACGGTCGACAAGGTGGCGACCGACGGCCTCGGGCTCGCCTTCATCGCGTTCCCGGCGATCATCAACGAGGCTCCCGCGGGCGCGTTGATCGGTGTGCTGTTCTTCGGTTCGCTCGTGGTGGCGGGGGTGACCTCGCTCGTCAGCGTGATCGAGGTCGTGATCTCAGCCGTGCGCGACAAGTTCGAGATGTCGCGCGTCGGCGCCTCGATGGCCGTCGGTGTCCCCGCCGCCCTGATCAGCATCACCCTGCTGGGCACCACGACCGGGGTCTACGTCCTCGACATCGTCGACCACTTCATCAACCGCTTCGGCATCCTGCTGGTGGCCGTCGTGAGCATGCTCGCCCTGTCCTGGGTCTTCAGGAAGACCGGCATCCTGCGCGAGCACCTCAACCGGGACGGGTCGGTCCACGTCGGCACCTGGTGGCACTGGCTGATCGGGATCGTCGCTCCCGCAGCGCTCACCTTCATCCTGGTCAACGAGCTCATCGACAACATCCGCGAGCCCTACGAGGGCTACCCGACCTGGATGCTCAACACCCTCGGCTGGGGCCTCGCGGTCGCAGTGATCCTGCTGGGCTTCCTGGCCGCCCGGATGCCGTGGCGCGACAACACCTTCCTCGGCGACCCCGAGATCCAGGCACGACAGGACGAGAGGAGCTCCTGA
- a CDS encoding SigE family RNA polymerase sigma factor, with protein MSGRDPAAFAEFVAARSAALHRAAYLMVGERQLAQDLVQEALTKTYVAWPRLRDPSKAEAYTRRTITTTAISWYRRKSWHGERPTETLPEGATSGHDETVAQREWLWQALQQLPPRQRAAIVLRFYEDLTEVQTAEAMGCAVGTVKSQVSAGLTKLRTQLGDRYGDDAAALLPSTLMVVTP; from the coding sequence ATGTCAGGACGCGATCCGGCAGCCTTCGCCGAGTTCGTCGCTGCCCGCTCGGCGGCGTTGCACCGTGCGGCATACCTCATGGTCGGCGAGCGCCAGCTCGCCCAGGACCTCGTCCAGGAGGCCCTGACCAAGACGTATGTCGCGTGGCCCCGTCTGCGCGATCCCAGCAAGGCCGAGGCCTACACCCGCCGTACGATCACGACGACCGCGATCTCCTGGTATCGACGCAAGTCGTGGCACGGCGAGCGCCCCACCGAGACGCTGCCGGAAGGCGCGACGAGCGGTCACGACGAGACAGTGGCCCAGCGCGAGTGGTTGTGGCAGGCGCTGCAACAGCTCCCTCCGCGCCAACGGGCGGCGATCGTGCTGCGGTTCTACGAGGACCTCACCGAGGTCCAGACGGCCGAGGCGATGGGCTGCGCCGTGGGCACGGTCAAGAGCCAGGTCTCGGCCGGCCTGACCAAGCTGCGGACCCAGCTCGGTGACAGGTATGGCGACGACGCCGCCGCGCTCCTTCCTTCGACCCTGATGGTGGTGACCCCATGA
- a CDS encoding 3-hydroxyacyl-CoA dehydrogenase NAD-binding domain-containing protein codes for MSTIDTLLERAQELASDGERVTAAKLRPVTLASGQTLGLITLDNGEDHTKPNTFGFGSLLALNTAIDQALADDSIAAIAVTGKPFILAAGADLTSIQNGGSDGVRTIAELGHAVFRKLGDGGKPSFGFINGLALGGGLEVALHCTYRTVMDSAPALGLPEVMLGLVPGWGGAYLVPNLLGPDKAVTLILENPLNNGKTLNGEAAYEFGLADAVFSGADFLEQSLLWASAVLAGEIVVHRPEIDRGEGWDAAIKRGEGLVAAKTGGASPAAAKALELIAAARDADRDAGFAAEDDALEAMSQTPELIASLYAFDLVQKRAKRPAGAPDRSLARPVTKVGIVGAGLMASQLALLFVRRLKVPVVLTDLDQQRADKGVAYVHAELDKLLAKGRATQDKTNRLKALVTGSMDQSVAFAGADFVIEAVFEEMSVKKQVFAAVEKVVSPECVLATNTSSLSITEMASELEHPERVVGFHFFNPVAVMPLLEIVKGEQTDDATLATAFATGKGLGKTTILVKDSPSFIVNRLLGRFMGEVAKIADEGTPVPVVDSAFAGVAPMPPYVLLSLVGPAIALHNNETLHRAFPDRFYVSENLRRVVEARKPGFYGADGAIDPEVEALLVQPEAPVVKTAEEVREQTLAALADEARRMLDEGVVAAPEDIDLAMITGAGFSFWNGGLTMLLDITGISEKVTGKRFH; via the coding sequence GTGAGCACCATCGACACCTTGCTCGAGCGCGCCCAGGAGCTCGCCTCCGACGGTGAGCGAGTGACCGCCGCCAAGCTGCGTCCGGTCACCCTGGCCTCGGGTCAGACCCTGGGTCTGATCACCCTCGACAACGGCGAGGACCACACCAAGCCCAACACGTTCGGCTTCGGCTCGCTGCTGGCGCTCAACACCGCCATCGACCAGGCCCTCGCCGACGACTCGATCGCCGCGATCGCCGTGACCGGCAAGCCGTTCATCCTGGCCGCCGGCGCCGACCTCACCTCCATCCAGAACGGTGGCAGCGACGGTGTGCGCACCATCGCCGAGCTCGGCCACGCGGTCTTCCGCAAGCTGGGCGACGGCGGCAAGCCGTCGTTCGGGTTCATCAACGGCCTCGCCCTCGGCGGCGGCCTCGAGGTCGCCCTGCACTGCACCTACCGCACCGTCATGGACTCGGCGCCGGCCCTGGGCCTGCCCGAGGTCATGCTCGGCCTGGTCCCCGGCTGGGGCGGCGCCTACCTCGTGCCCAACCTGCTCGGCCCGGACAAGGCGGTGACCCTGATCCTGGAGAACCCGCTCAACAACGGCAAGACGCTCAACGGCGAGGCCGCCTACGAGTTCGGGCTCGCCGACGCCGTCTTCTCCGGCGCCGACTTCCTCGAGCAGTCGCTGCTGTGGGCCTCGGCCGTGCTCGCGGGCGAGATCGTGGTCCACCGACCCGAGATCGACCGCGGTGAGGGCTGGGACGCGGCGATCAAGCGCGGCGAAGGACTCGTGGCCGCCAAGACCGGCGGCGCCTCCCCCGCAGCTGCCAAGGCGCTCGAGCTGATCGCGGCTGCCCGCGACGCCGACCGGGACGCCGGCTTCGCGGCCGAGGACGACGCCCTCGAAGCGATGTCGCAGACACCGGAGCTGATCGCCAGCCTGTATGCCTTCGACCTGGTCCAGAAGCGGGCCAAGCGCCCCGCCGGCGCCCCCGACCGGTCGCTGGCCCGTCCGGTCACCAAGGTCGGCATCGTCGGGGCCGGCCTGATGGCCAGCCAGCTCGCGCTGCTGTTCGTCCGTCGCCTGAAGGTCCCGGTCGTGCTGACCGACCTCGACCAGCAGCGGGCCGACAAGGGCGTCGCCTACGTCCACGCCGAGCTCGACAAGCTGCTCGCCAAGGGCCGCGCGACCCAGGACAAGACCAACCGGCTCAAGGCGCTGGTCACGGGATCGATGGACCAGTCCGTGGCCTTCGCCGGTGCAGACTTCGTGATCGAGGCCGTCTTCGAGGAGATGTCGGTCAAGAAGCAGGTCTTCGCCGCCGTCGAGAAGGTCGTCTCCCCCGAGTGCGTGCTCGCGACCAACACGTCGTCGCTCTCGATCACCGAGATGGCGTCCGAGCTCGAGCACCCGGAACGGGTCGTCGGCTTCCACTTCTTCAACCCGGTCGCCGTGATGCCTCTCCTCGAGATCGTCAAGGGCGAGCAGACCGACGACGCGACGCTGGCCACTGCCTTCGCCACCGGCAAGGGCCTGGGCAAGACCACGATCCTGGTCAAGGACAGCCCGTCCTTCATCGTCAACCGTCTCCTGGGCCGGTTCATGGGCGAGGTCGCCAAGATCGCGGACGAGGGCACGCCGGTCCCGGTCGTCGACTCGGCGTTCGCCGGCGTCGCGCCGATGCCGCCATACGTCCTGCTCTCGCTGGTCGGCCCGGCGATCGCGCTGCACAACAACGAGACGCTGCACCGCGCGTTCCCCGACCGCTTCTACGTCTCGGAGAACCTCCGCCGCGTGGTCGAGGCCCGCAAGCCCGGCTTCTACGGCGCCGACGGGGCCATCGACCCCGAGGTCGAGGCGCTGCTCGTGCAGCCCGAGGCCCCCGTGGTGAAGACCGCGGAGGAGGTGCGCGAGCAGACGCTCGCCGCGCTGGCCGACGAGGCACGGCGGATGCTCGACGAGGGCGTCGTCGCGGCCCCGGAGGACATCGACCTGGCGATGATCACCGGCGCCGGGTTCTCCTTCTGGAACGGCGGCCTGACGATGCTGCTCGACATCACCGGCATCTCGGAGAAGGTCACGGGCAAGCGGTTCCACTGA
- a CDS encoding thiolase family protein: MSRQLREVVFVDGVRTPFGKAKGQYAETRADDLVIKCIRELMRRNPSLPPERVDEVAVAATTQIGDQGLTIGRTAALLAGLPQSVPGFAIDRMCAGAMTAVTTTAAGIAFGAYDVVIAGGVEHMGRHPMGEGVDPNPRIVSEKIVDPEALSMGNTAENLHDRYPTITKERADAYAVRSQAKTAAAYDGGKIQPHLVPVATRSAEEGWGLATTDEPMRPSTSMESLAGLKTPFRPHGRVTAGNAAGINDGATAALLADEETARELGLPVRMRLVSYAFAGVEPEVMGAGPIPATEKALAKAGLTIDDIDAFEINEAFAVQVLSLLEHYGIADDDERVNPYGGAIAMGHPLASSGVRLMNQLATAFEERPEARYGITTMCVGIGMGGTVIWENPNWKGETK, from the coding sequence GTGTCCCGTCAGCTGCGAGAGGTCGTCTTCGTCGACGGCGTGCGCACCCCGTTCGGCAAGGCCAAGGGCCAGTACGCCGAGACGCGTGCCGACGACCTCGTCATCAAGTGCATCCGCGAGCTCATGCGTCGCAACCCGTCCCTGCCGCCCGAGCGGGTCGACGAGGTCGCGGTCGCGGCCACGACCCAGATCGGCGACCAGGGCCTGACGATCGGGCGCACCGCCGCCCTGCTCGCCGGCCTGCCCCAGAGCGTCCCCGGCTTCGCCATCGACCGCATGTGCGCCGGCGCGATGACGGCCGTCACGACGACCGCCGCAGGCATCGCCTTCGGCGCCTACGACGTCGTGATCGCCGGCGGCGTCGAGCACATGGGCCGCCACCCCATGGGCGAGGGCGTCGACCCCAACCCGCGGATCGTCTCGGAGAAGATCGTCGACCCCGAGGCCCTCTCCATGGGCAACACGGCCGAGAACCTCCACGACCGCTACCCCACGATCACCAAGGAGCGCGCCGACGCCTATGCCGTGCGCTCGCAGGCCAAGACCGCCGCGGCCTACGACGGCGGCAAGATCCAGCCGCACCTGGTCCCCGTGGCCACCCGCAGCGCCGAGGAGGGCTGGGGCCTCGCCACGACCGACGAGCCGATGCGACCCAGCACCTCCATGGAGTCGCTGGCCGGGTTGAAGACCCCCTTCCGCCCACACGGTCGGGTGACCGCCGGCAACGCGGCGGGCATCAACGACGGCGCCACCGCTGCGCTGCTCGCGGACGAGGAGACGGCCCGCGAGCTCGGGCTGCCGGTCCGGATGCGACTGGTCTCCTACGCCTTCGCCGGCGTGGAGCCCGAGGTCATGGGCGCGGGCCCGATCCCGGCGACCGAGAAGGCCCTGGCCAAGGCCGGCCTGACCATCGACGACATCGACGCCTTCGAGATCAACGAGGCGTTCGCCGTGCAGGTGCTCTCGCTGCTCGAGCACTACGGCATCGCCGACGACGACGAGCGCGTCAACCCCTACGGCGGCGCGATCGCGATGGGCCACCCCCTCGCGTCCTCCGGCGTGCGCCTGATGAACCAGCTGGCCACCGCGTTCGAGGAGCGGCCCGAGGCCCGCTACGGCATCACCACCATGTGCGTGGGCATCGGCATGGGCGGCACCGTGATCTGGGAGAACCCCAACTGGAAGGGAGAGACCAAGTGA
- a CDS encoding PAC2 family protein, whose amino-acid sequence MSDASRLVHIVDDADGVPAGDDLTLVVVLSGFLDAGKSAELAAQHLADLGDGRVVATFDVDALHDYRARRPPVSFVRDHYADYEAPRLVVRAMTDTGGTPFLLLRGPEPDIRWEAFARAVREVVERFGVRRVVSLGAVPMAVPHTRPISITPHANRPELVTGPSTWTGELRVPASAQALLEIRLGEWGHPALGFVAHIPHYLAQMAYPQAALVLLEQLELGGHLTIDLTELRQAADATENEITAYLASHEDVNEVVRGLERQYDAFNEAEAAGSSLLADNQPLPSGEEIGQQFEQFLAGLEPRDDDGQER is encoded by the coding sequence ATGTCTGATGCCTCTCGCCTGGTGCACATCGTCGATGACGCGGACGGGGTTCCCGCGGGCGACGACCTCACGCTCGTCGTCGTCCTGTCGGGGTTCCTCGACGCCGGCAAGTCCGCCGAGCTCGCTGCCCAGCACCTGGCCGACCTCGGGGACGGACGCGTCGTGGCGACGTTCGACGTCGACGCCCTGCACGACTACCGCGCTCGCAGGCCGCCCGTGTCGTTCGTGCGCGACCACTACGCCGACTACGAGGCACCGCGCCTGGTCGTGCGCGCCATGACCGACACCGGCGGCACCCCCTTCCTGCTTCTGCGGGGGCCCGAGCCGGACATCAGGTGGGAGGCGTTCGCGCGGGCGGTGCGCGAGGTCGTCGAGCGCTTCGGCGTACGCCGAGTGGTGAGCCTGGGCGCCGTACCGATGGCCGTTCCCCACACCCGGCCGATCTCCATCACCCCGCACGCCAACCGACCCGAGCTGGTGACCGGGCCCAGCACCTGGACCGGCGAGCTGCGCGTCCCGGCCAGTGCACAAGCACTGCTGGAGATCCGGCTCGGTGAGTGGGGGCACCCGGCGCTGGGGTTCGTGGCCCACATCCCGCACTACCTCGCGCAGATGGCCTATCCGCAGGCAGCCCTCGTGCTCCTCGAGCAGCTCGAGCTGGGTGGACACCTCACGATCGACCTCACGGAGCTGCGCCAGGCTGCGGACGCGACGGAGAACGAGATCACCGCCTATCTCGCCTCCCACGAGGACGTCAATGAGGTGGTCCGCGGCCTCGAGCGCCAGTACGACGCCTTCAACGAGGCCGAGGCGGCCGGCTCGTCGCTGCTGGCCGACAACCAGCCACTGCCGTCCGGTGAGGAGATCGGACAGCAGTTCGAGCAGTTCCTCGCCGGGCTCGAGCCGCGCGACGACGACGGGCAGGAGCGCTGA
- a CDS encoding acyl-CoA thioesterase: protein MPASVTELAELLELEDLDVDLYRGPQARTERQRVFGGQVAAQAVAAATRSVEQEMRLHSMHSYFLRAGDTAVPIIFDVERIRDGRSFATRRVMARQHGRPIYFMTANFHTPEEGLEHQDRMPDVPPPEMGVPMTDLARQAGPEAAAEWEREWAALDVRYLGTSTMGLAEDPDHPARAQLWLRTDGALGDDPLAHLCAFTYATDLTLLGAALTPHGIHINSSRMQAASLDHTIWFHRPFRADEWWLYDQVSPIATGGRGLATARVFTQDGTLVATVAQEGLIRVRH, encoded by the coding sequence ATGCCCGCGTCGGTGACCGAGCTCGCCGAGCTGCTGGAGCTCGAGGACCTCGACGTCGACCTCTATCGCGGCCCTCAGGCCAGGACCGAGCGGCAACGCGTCTTCGGGGGACAGGTGGCAGCCCAGGCGGTGGCAGCCGCCACCCGGTCGGTCGAGCAGGAGATGCGGCTGCACTCGATGCACTCCTACTTCCTGCGGGCCGGTGACACGGCCGTGCCGATCATCTTCGACGTCGAGCGCATCCGCGACGGACGGTCCTTCGCGACCCGACGGGTGATGGCGCGCCAGCACGGTCGTCCGATCTATTTCATGACCGCGAACTTCCACACGCCCGAGGAGGGCCTCGAGCACCAGGACCGGATGCCCGACGTCCCGCCGCCCGAGATGGGGGTGCCGATGACCGACCTCGCGCGCCAGGCCGGCCCCGAGGCCGCCGCAGAGTGGGAGCGTGAGTGGGCCGCCCTCGACGTCCGCTATCTCGGCACCAGCACGATGGGGCTGGCCGAGGACCCCGACCACCCGGCGCGCGCGCAGCTGTGGCTGCGCACCGATGGCGCCCTCGGCGACGATCCGCTCGCCCACCTGTGTGCCTTCACCTACGCCACCGACCTGACGCTGCTCGGGGCGGCGCTGACGCCGCACGGGATCCACATCAACTCATCGCGCATGCAGGCCGCGTCGCTGGACCACACGATCTGGTTCCACCGTCCGTTCCGCGCGGATGAGTGGTGGCTCTACGACCAGGTCTCACCGATCGCCACGGGGGGCCGCGGCCTCGCCACGGCACGGGTGTTCACGCAGGACGGCACGCTCGTGGCGACGGTGGCCCAGGAGGGGCTCATCCGAGTTCGCCATTAG